From the Purpureocillium takamizusanense chromosome 6, complete sequence genome, one window contains:
- the NUP49 gene encoding Glutathionyl-hydroquinone reductase (COG:U~COG:Y~EggNog:ENOG503NVIM), producing MSLARSASVPGGLTINTGVANSLNTTATQQPAAGGLFGSGSSSAKPTTTTGAMASTGGLFGAAQQKTGSNLFGSSTATATAQPSTGGGLFGGGGGGGGMTTGAQQGQQGTGGGLFGSTAQQTQPTQSTGGGLFGSAANQPQQQSGGLFGQSAQQPQQQPQQQPQQQQSQIGGGLFGSSTVATQPATGGGLFGQSQASQAKPSGGLFGQSQAPQSQVTSNVPAVQINYDNLQPRTRFDDLAQPVQDEIALIDKGIQRVIKMKDEIGEFMPQHERDIEQLGRDVKFVESKFWTVQVALNRDIQTVKVLQDMTKKNITDAQLSFKATDNLKLPTHYHQTGLFAGPTPSADSNPANASSAHASAQDLITYFNRICDDVEKYKTRLDEYRAEIERDMPGVENGLYEQIRSLKDRHAAAGGGVQDQLTQVLSALRETGNAIVTQAGQIADTRERLSRLQAGIVDSGVYALGLKREV from the exons ATGTCTTTGGCGCGTTCAGCCAGCGTCCCTGGTGGTCTGACAATCAACACCGGCGTCGCGAACTCTCT GAATACGACGGCAACTCAGCAACCGGCAGCGGGGGGCTTGTTCGGCTCTGGCAGCTCCTCTGCCAaaccaacgacgacaaccgGGGCCATGGCGTCCACCGGCGGCCTCTttggcgcagcgcagcagaaGACGGGTTCTAACTTGTTCGGCTCCTCAACTGCTACTGCCACTGCTCAGCCAAGCACGGGAGGAGGCCtctttggtggtggtggtggtggcggcggcatgacgaCCGGTGCTCAACAAGGTCAGCAAGGCACAGGCGGTGGACTGTTTGGTAGCACAGCACAACAGACGCAACCGACACAGTCGACCGGAGGTGGCCTCTTTGGGTCTGCCGCAAACCAACCACAGCAACAGAGCGGGGGCCTCTTCGGACAGtccgcgcagcagccgcaacagcagccgcaacagcagccgcaacagcagcaaagCCAGATTGGTGGAGGTCTTTTTGGGTCTTCTACAGTCGCCACTCAACCAGCAACTGGAGGTGGTCTGTTTGGACAGTCGCAGGCCTCGCAAGCCAAGCCATCGGGAGGACTTTT TGGACAAAGTCAGGCGCCGCAGTCTCAAGTAACTAGCAATGTTCCTGCCGTACAAATTAACTACGACAACCTCCAACCGCGAACGAGATTCGATGACTTGGCCCAACCTGTCCAAGATGAGATTGCTCTCATTGATAAGGGAATTCAACGGGTGATCAAGATGAAGGATGAGATTGGCGAGTTCATGCCTCAACATGAGCGAGATATTGAGCAGTTGGGGCGGGATGTCAAGTTTGTCGAGTCCAAGTTCTGGACCGTGCAAGTCGCTCTGAACCGAGATATTCAGACGGTCAAGGTCCTTCAGGACATGACGAAGAAGAACATTACCGACGCGCAACTGTCGTTCAAGGCAACAGACAACCTCAAACTGCCCACTCACTACCATCAGACGGGCCTTTTTGCAGGGCCTACGCCGTCAGCCGACTCCAATCCTGCGAATGCGTCATCGGCACATGCCAGTGCGCAAGACCTCATCACGTACTTCAACCGCATCTGCGACGATGTCGAAAAGTACAAGACGCGGCTGGACGAGTACCGCGCCGAGATCGAGCGGGACATGCCCGGTGTTGAAAACGGCCTATACGAGCAGATACGCTCGCTCAAGGACCGACACGCAGCAGCTGGCGGAGGTGTACAGGATCAACTCACCCAAGTGCTTTCGGCGCTCCGGGAAACAGGCAACGCAATTGTCACGCAGGCTGGCCAGATCGCTGACACGAGGGAGCGGCTGTCGCGGCTACAAGCCGGCATTGTGGACAGCGGCGTTTATGCGTTGGGATTGAAGCGAGAGGTATGA
- the NUP49 gene encoding Glutathionyl-hydroquinone reductase (COG:U~COG:Y~EggNog:ENOG503NVIM), with product MASTGGLFGAAQQKTGSNLFGSSTATATAQPSTGGGLFGGGGGGGGMTTGAQQGQQGTGGGLFGSTAQQTQPTQSTGGGLFGSAANQPQQQSGGLFGQSAQQPQQQPQQQPQQQQSQIGGGLFGSSTVATQPATGGGLFGQSQASQAKPSGGLFGQSQAPQSQVTSNVPAVQINYDNLQPRTRFDDLAQPVQDEIALIDKGIQRVIKMKDEIGEFMPQHERDIEQLGRDVKFVESKFWTVQVALNRDIQTVKVLQDMTKKNITDAQLSFKATDNLKLPTHYHQTGLFAGPTPSADSNPANASSAHASAQDLITYFNRICDDVEKYKTRLDEYRAEIERDMPGVENGLYEQIRSLKDRHAAAGGGVQDQLTQVLSALRETGNAIVTQAGQIADTRERLSRLQAGIVDSGVYALGLKREV from the exons ATGGCGTCCACCGGCGGCCTCTttggcgcagcgcagcagaaGACGGGTTCTAACTTGTTCGGCTCCTCAACTGCTACTGCCACTGCTCAGCCAAGCACGGGAGGAGGCCtctttggtggtggtggtggtggcggcggcatgacgaCCGGTGCTCAACAAGGTCAGCAAGGCACAGGCGGTGGACTGTTTGGTAGCACAGCACAACAGACGCAACCGACACAGTCGACCGGAGGTGGCCTCTTTGGGTCTGCCGCAAACCAACCACAGCAACAGAGCGGGGGCCTCTTCGGACAGtccgcgcagcagccgcaacagcagccgcaacagcagccgcaacagcagcaaagCCAGATTGGTGGAGGTCTTTTTGGGTCTTCTACAGTCGCCACTCAACCAGCAACTGGAGGTGGTCTGTTTGGACAGTCGCAGGCCTCGCAAGCCAAGCCATCGGGAGGACTTTT TGGACAAAGTCAGGCGCCGCAGTCTCAAGTAACTAGCAATGTTCCTGCCGTACAAATTAACTACGACAACCTCCAACCGCGAACGAGATTCGATGACTTGGCCCAACCTGTCCAAGATGAGATTGCTCTCATTGATAAGGGAATTCAACGGGTGATCAAGATGAAGGATGAGATTGGCGAGTTCATGCCTCAACATGAGCGAGATATTGAGCAGTTGGGGCGGGATGTCAAGTTTGTCGAGTCCAAGTTCTGGACCGTGCAAGTCGCTCTGAACCGAGATATTCAGACGGTCAAGGTCCTTCAGGACATGACGAAGAAGAACATTACCGACGCGCAACTGTCGTTCAAGGCAACAGACAACCTCAAACTGCCCACTCACTACCATCAGACGGGCCTTTTTGCAGGGCCTACGCCGTCAGCCGACTCCAATCCTGCGAATGCGTCATCGGCACATGCCAGTGCGCAAGACCTCATCACGTACTTCAACCGCATCTGCGACGATGTCGAAAAGTACAAGACGCGGCTGGACGAGTACCGCGCCGAGATCGAGCGGGACATGCCCGGTGTTGAAAACGGCCTATACGAGCAGATACGCTCGCTCAAGGACCGACACGCAGCAGCTGGCGGAGGTGTACAGGATCAACTCACCCAAGTGCTTTCGGCGCTCCGGGAAACAGGCAACGCAATTGTCACGCAGGCTGGCCAGATCGCTGACACGAGGGAGCGGCTGTCGCGGCTACAAGCCGGCATTGTGGACAGCGGCGTTTATGCGTTGGGATTGAAGCGAGAGGTATGA
- the FIP1 gene encoding cleavage polyadenylation factor subunit fip1 (EggNog:ENOG503NYKM~COG:A~BUSCO:EOG09264OAU), with amino-acid sequence MAEHEMEMDGDDDLYEPEEPKVQLDDNQQPQQSKSDELEEGEEEDEGGAMDEDDDDSDIDIITERKDGTTAAPPTYAPRFAGPRYRRRADSSTSRQAKYSEIRNIPQRSTSTDAPAKPPPSRKDEPSKTGPNVAAPSADRASAAASKSTIDVNGNPTYPATGKPITQVNIDEDLPDNEKPWRKPGTDISDYFNYGFDEFTWALYAAKQESIRGEFGADAFATNNKKMMEDFNSMMMMGGMGMPGGGGAGGAGGMAGMDGMPPEMQAMMQQMMASGMDPSQMDPSQMNAMMSSMQGGAGAGAQGNQGQNFGGGFGGNQGGYGYDQGMAGGGAGGGGGGRGGFGGGRRGRGRW; translated from the exons ATGGCCGAACACGAAATGGAAATggacggggacgacgacctgTACGAACCTGAAGAGCCCAAGGTCCAACTCGACGACAACCAGCAGCCCCAGCAATCCAAGTCGGACGAGctggaagaaggcgaggaggaagacgagggcggcgcgatggatgaggacgacgacgactcg GATATTGACATCATCACTGAGCGCAAGGACGGCACCACAGCTGCCCCCCCGACGTATGCCCCTCGCTTTGCAGGGCCGAGatatcgtcgtcgcgctgaCTCCTCCACTTCTAGACAAGCAAAGTACAGCGAAATCAGAAATATACCACAACGCTCCACCTCTACGGACGCGCCCGCAAAGCCTCCGCCATCTAGGAAGGATGAGCCCTCAAAAACAGGCCCCAACGTCGCAGCACCGAGCGCGGATCGCGCCTCTGCAGCGGCGTCTAAATCTACGATAGATGTCAATGGGAACCCAACCTATCCCGCGACTGGGAAACCCATTACTCAGGTTAACATTGACGAAG ATCTTCCTGATAACGAGAAGCCTTGGCGGAAGCCAGGCACAGATATCAGCGACTACTTCAACTACGGCTTCGACGAGTTCACTTGGGCTCTCTACGCGGCCAAACAGGAAAGCATACGCGGCGAGTTCGGAGCGGACGCGTTTGCTACAAACAACAAGAAGATGATGGAGGACTTCAACagcatgatgatgatgggcggcatgggtatgcccggtggcggcggcgctggcggcgcgggaggtATGGCGGGCATGGACGGTATGCCGCCGGAGATGCAGGCCATGATGCAGCAGATGATGGCATCCGGCATGGACCCATCACAAATGGATCCCAGCCAGATGAACGCCATGATGTCCAGcatgcagggcggcgccggtgccggcgcccaAGGCAATCAAGGACAAAACTTCGGCGGTGGATTTGGAGGCAACCAGGGAGGGTACGGATACGACCAAGGCAtggctggaggcggcgccggcggtggcggtggcgggcgtggaGGCTTCGGAGGAGGTCGtcgggggcgaggccgatggTAG